One stretch of Priestia megaterium DNA includes these proteins:
- a CDS encoding SDR family NAD(P)-dependent oxidoreductase: MFEEKVGIITGGTSGIGLATAELLAKEGMHVVIASRNSGKGEEALSILRKWSPRSIFIKTDVTNSQDVKNLVSQTYSTFGKIDVGFNNPANTEASSSATHEFKEEDFDHLINVTLKSVWLCMKYQLQVMTKQNSGVIVNTSSMDAILCSAGTGVYAAGKSGVIALTKSVAQEYGHQHIRINSLCPGAFRTSMLEEKFLTLPEDEKVKLNESYQKLNALGRIGDPLEAAKAVKWLLSDDASFVTGQNIIVDGGIGFRFE; the protein is encoded by the coding sequence ATGTTTGAAGAAAAGGTAGGTATTATTACGGGTGGAACGTCGGGGATTGGTTTAGCAACAGCGGAATTACTCGCAAAAGAGGGCATGCACGTTGTGATCGCTTCTAGAAATAGTGGAAAAGGAGAAGAAGCCCTTTCTATATTAAGAAAGTGGTCTCCTCGATCTATTTTTATCAAAACCGATGTAACGAATAGTCAAGATGTCAAAAACCTTGTTAGCCAAACATACTCCACATTTGGGAAAATTGATGTGGGCTTTAACAATCCGGCTAACACAGAGGCTTCCTCTAGTGCTACGCATGAATTCAAAGAAGAGGACTTTGATCATTTAATTAACGTTACGTTAAAAAGTGTATGGCTTTGTATGAAATATCAGCTGCAGGTAATGACCAAACAAAACAGCGGTGTTATTGTGAATACGTCGTCAATGGATGCTATTTTATGTTCGGCAGGGACAGGCGTGTATGCGGCTGGAAAAAGCGGTGTGATCGCTTTAACGAAATCAGTTGCTCAAGAATATGGCCATCAACATATAAGAATTAACTCTCTTTGCCCAGGTGCCTTTCGTACGTCTATGTTAGAAGAAAAATTTTTAACTCTACCTGAGGACGAAAAAGTAAAGCTTAATGAATCCTATCAAAAGCTAAACGCGCTGGGCAGGATTGGTGATCCTCTTGAAGCGGCAAAAGCAGTAAAGTGGCTTCTTTCGGACGATGCTTCTTTTGTTACGGGTCAAAACATTATCGTAGACGGTGGAATTGGATTTAGGTTTGAATAA
- a CDS encoding MDR family MFS transporter → MENISNVGEQVLNNKNNKILVMTGLMIGIIFSELDETVVNTAMPTIIRDLGGLSMYGWVAGIYMLALSAFMPILGKLADLFSRKKVYFASMAFFIGGSIICGLSHSMIMLLIGRGIQGLGAGGLMPLAMTISSDLFPVEQRAKVQAFMGPVMFIPMLLGPLMGGFFVDQASWHWIFFVNIPVGLIAVIFLASGLKEVHERKKVTIDWAGAILLVAAIISLLITPVLVENEGYTWSSPFIISLLCVGVILIGLFIWVESKVIEPIVPLHLFRNRNILVLSLLVFTVGCGLMGSFSSFPYFAQNVLGLTPTESGYLTLPMMVGAVATSIVSGFLLTKVRYRELFMISFIMPVIGFYLFSKLNISTTTLQVIIFFFITGLGLGVMFGGDNLIVQESVEKEHKGIALATVPLFQSIGATVGVSMFGTLLSSTLTSKLSSLGNELPKSMADNMNSLAAGGIPNGLTPELFMKIKILFIESFQHIYTYAFVLTIIAFVLCFFLKKEVLSSKSEE, encoded by the coding sequence ATGGAAAACATCTCAAATGTTGGAGAACAAGTTTTAAATAATAAAAACAATAAAATACTAGTAATGACTGGATTAATGATTGGAATTATTTTTTCTGAGCTTGATGAAACGGTTGTAAATACAGCCATGCCGACGATTATACGTGATCTTGGCGGATTATCTATGTATGGCTGGGTTGCAGGCATCTATATGCTAGCGCTATCTGCTTTCATGCCTATACTAGGAAAATTAGCCGATTTATTTAGTCGAAAAAAAGTCTACTTCGCTTCTATGGCTTTCTTTATTGGAGGCTCCATTATATGCGGGCTTTCTCATTCAATGATTATGCTTTTAATTGGAAGAGGAATTCAAGGACTTGGCGCGGGTGGCCTCATGCCATTAGCCATGACGATTTCGAGTGATTTGTTCCCTGTTGAACAACGAGCAAAAGTTCAAGCGTTTATGGGTCCAGTTATGTTTATCCCTATGCTTTTAGGCCCGCTAATGGGAGGCTTTTTTGTAGATCAAGCAAGCTGGCATTGGATTTTCTTCGTGAATATTCCAGTGGGATTAATAGCAGTCATTTTTTTAGCAAGTGGGTTAAAAGAAGTACATGAAAGAAAAAAAGTAACAATTGATTGGGCAGGAGCTATTCTTCTAGTAGCTGCAATCATTTCGTTATTAATTACGCCTGTTTTAGTGGAGAACGAAGGGTATACGTGGAGCTCTCCATTTATCATTTCGCTACTATGTGTAGGCGTGATTTTAATTGGACTGTTTATTTGGGTGGAATCAAAAGTGATTGAACCTATTGTACCGCTGCATCTATTTAGAAATCGTAATATTTTAGTATTATCACTGCTTGTTTTTACTGTAGGCTGTGGATTAATGGGATCATTCTCATCTTTCCCTTACTTTGCACAAAACGTATTAGGCCTTACTCCTACAGAATCTGGGTATTTAACTTTGCCCATGATGGTAGGTGCTGTTGCAACCTCAATCGTTTCTGGGTTTCTATTAACAAAAGTGCGGTATCGCGAATTATTCATGATTTCTTTCATTATGCCTGTTATTGGTTTTTATTTATTCTCCAAATTAAACATTAGCACCACTACCCTACAGGTTATCATTTTCTTTTTCATCACGGGACTTGGCTTAGGGGTCATGTTTGGCGGAGATAATTTAATTGTTCAAGAATCTGTAGAAAAGGAACACAAAGGGATTGCATTAGCAACGGTTCCATTGTTTCAGTCTATCGGCGCAACTGTGGGAGTAAGTATGTTTGGTACGCTATTATCCTCCACACTTACTTCAAAGCTAAGTAGCTTAGGCAATGAATTGCCGAAAAGTATGGCAGATAATATGAATAGCCTAGCAGCAGGAGGAATTCCAAATGGCCTTACTCCAGAATTATTTATGAAAATTAAAATATTATTTATTGAATCATTTCAGCATATCTATACTTACGCATTTGTGCTTACAATCATTGCATTTGTTTTATGCTTCTTTCTAAAAAAAGAAGTGCTATCTTCAAAATCAGAAGAATAA